The following proteins come from a genomic window of Megalops cyprinoides isolate fMegCyp1 chromosome 6, fMegCyp1.pri, whole genome shotgun sequence:
- the LOC118779961 gene encoding protein FAM3C-like isoform X2 produces the protein MRARGVPTAEEQANMNLAKPPKLKHNCNLPSTCPDDHFAFHIKSGVTNVIGPSICFNGQIIMSGVKNNIGQGLNIVIANGETGNIEKSAFFNMYNGDPKELLALLEAIKPGMIILVATFDDPATKLTKEIREAFSNLGSTSIKSVKFRDNWVFAGALGTLGMEGESPFEKLLKNNKETNVYEGWPSMVEVGGCFPKII, from the exons ATTTAGCCAAGCCCCCTAAACTGAAGCACAACTGCAACCTGCCATCAACCTGTCCTGATGATCACTTTGCATTCCACATCAAAAGTGGGGTAACCAATGTGATCGGGCCCAGTATTTGCTTCAACGGCCAAAT CATTATGAGTGGAGTAAAGAACAACATTGGACAGGGACTCAACATTGTGATTGCAAATG GTGAAACAGGGAATATTGAGAAGAGCGCTTTCTTCAACATGTATAATGGAG ACCCAAAAGAACTACTGGCATTGCTAGAAGCAATAAAACCTGGGATGATTATTTTAGTTGCAACATTTGATGATCCAGCTACAAA GCTGACGAAGGAGATCCGGGAGGCATTCTCCAATCTGGGAAGCACTTCGATCAAGTCGGTGAAGTTCAGGGATAACTGGGTTTTTGCAGGAGCACTTGGAACACTCGGAATGGAGGGGGAAAGTCCCTTTGAGAAG CTGCTGAAGAACAATAAGGAGACAAACGTTTATGAAGGTTGGCCCAGCATGGTAGAAGTTGGCGGATGCTTTCCCAAAATTATCTGA